The proteins below come from a single Thermopolyspora flexuosa genomic window:
- a CDS encoding thiamine pyrophosphate-dependent enzyme, whose product MARDIVETNFTETVAALRPGAPRDPALPVREGSALTGARCLELFDFQLGSRLLDIAARVLKERGQAFYTIGSAGHESNAAVAAALRPTDPALLHYRSGAFYLTRSAQAGRPPEAGLRDVLLGITASAEEPIAGGRHKVFGHPDLAIVPMTSTIASHLPRATGVAFAIERARKLGLPSPWPADAIVVCSYGDASANHASALTGVNSAAYAAYQGLPAPVLFVCEDNGIGISVRTPSGWIEAARHPQIAYFTADGHDLAEAYDVACQAAELVRTRRRPALLHLRTVRLMGHAGSDVESAYRSPREIAAGLARDPLIGTARLLVEAGLLTPEEVLARYEALRARVLELADEAAGRPKLTSAIQVMAPLAPRRPDAVAAEVARAAPEERRREVFARLPEEEGPLTLAQSINRTLADAMAADPSIVAFGEDVARKGGVYGVTRGLLRRFGAGRVFDTLLDEQAILGLALGSGLSGLLPVPEIQYLAYIHNALDQIRGEASTLRFFSQGAYRNPMVVRVPGYAYQKGFGGHFHNDDSVAALRDIPGVVVASPARPDDAAAMLRTCLAAARVDGEVCIFLEPIALYHTRDLFEDGDNGWLAPYQPPSRWAETHVPIGRARTYGDGRELTIVTFGNGLRMSLRVAVRLTAEGYGCRVLDLRWLSPLPVADLVHAAELTGRVLIADETRRSGGVSESVAMALIDAGFTGRIARVTSSDSFVPLGAAADLVLLSEAEIEEAARKLLG is encoded by the coding sequence GTGGCCCGCGACATCGTTGAGACGAACTTCACCGAGACCGTCGCGGCGCTGCGCCCCGGCGCCCCGCGCGATCCGGCCCTGCCGGTGCGCGAGGGAAGCGCGCTCACCGGGGCCCGCTGCCTGGAACTTTTCGACTTCCAGCTCGGCAGCCGCCTGCTCGACATCGCGGCCCGGGTGCTGAAGGAACGGGGTCAGGCGTTCTACACGATCGGCTCGGCGGGCCACGAGAGCAACGCAGCCGTGGCCGCCGCGCTGCGTCCCACCGACCCCGCTCTGCTCCACTACCGGTCGGGCGCGTTCTACCTGACCCGGTCCGCCCAGGCGGGGCGCCCGCCGGAGGCGGGCCTGCGCGACGTGCTGCTCGGGATCACCGCCTCGGCCGAGGAGCCGATCGCGGGCGGGCGGCACAAGGTGTTCGGGCATCCGGACCTCGCGATCGTCCCGATGACCTCCACGATCGCGAGCCACCTGCCGCGGGCGACCGGGGTCGCGTTCGCCATCGAGCGCGCCCGCAAGCTCGGCCTGCCCTCGCCGTGGCCGGCCGACGCGATCGTGGTGTGCAGCTACGGCGACGCCTCGGCGAACCACGCCAGCGCGCTCACCGGCGTCAACTCCGCGGCGTACGCGGCCTACCAAGGGCTGCCCGCGCCGGTGCTGTTCGTGTGCGAGGACAACGGCATCGGGATCAGCGTGCGCACCCCGTCCGGCTGGATCGAGGCGGCCCGCCACCCGCAGATCGCGTACTTCACCGCGGACGGCCACGACCTCGCCGAGGCCTACGACGTGGCGTGTCAGGCCGCCGAGCTGGTGCGCACCCGCCGCCGCCCGGCGCTGCTCCACCTGCGCACGGTGCGGCTCATGGGGCACGCCGGGTCGGACGTGGAGAGCGCGTACCGCTCGCCGCGCGAGATCGCGGCCGGGCTCGCCCGCGACCCGCTCATCGGCACCGCCCGCCTGCTCGTCGAGGCCGGGCTGCTCACCCCCGAGGAGGTGCTCGCCCGGTACGAGGCGCTGCGCGCCAGGGTGCTCGAGCTCGCCGACGAGGCCGCCGGGCGGCCCAAGCTCACCAGCGCGATCCAGGTGATGGCGCCGCTCGCGCCGCGCCGCCCGGACGCGGTCGCCGCCGAGGTGGCCCGCGCCGCCCCCGAGGAGCGGCGCCGGGAGGTCTTCGCCCGCCTCCCCGAGGAGGAGGGGCCGCTCACCCTCGCCCAGTCGATCAACCGCACGCTCGCCGACGCGATGGCCGCCGACCCGTCGATCGTGGCCTTCGGCGAGGACGTGGCCCGCAAGGGCGGCGTGTACGGCGTGACCCGCGGGCTGCTGCGCCGGTTCGGCGCGGGCCGGGTGTTCGACACCCTGCTCGACGAGCAGGCGATCCTCGGCCTCGCGCTCGGCTCGGGGCTGTCCGGCCTGCTGCCGGTGCCGGAGATCCAGTACCTCGCCTACATCCACAACGCGCTCGACCAGATCCGCGGCGAGGCGTCCACGCTGCGGTTCTTCTCGCAGGGCGCGTACCGCAACCCGATGGTGGTGCGGGTGCCCGGCTACGCCTACCAGAAGGGGTTCGGCGGGCACTTCCACAACGACGACTCGGTCGCCGCGCTGCGCGACATCCCGGGCGTGGTGGTCGCCTCCCCGGCCCGGCCGGACGACGCCGCCGCGATGCTGCGCACCTGCCTTGCCGCCGCGCGCGTCGACGGCGAGGTGTGCATCTTCCTCGAGCCGATCGCGCTCTACCACACCCGCGACCTGTTCGAGGACGGCGACAACGGGTGGCTGGCGCCGTACCAGCCGCCGAGCCGCTGGGCGGAGACGCACGTGCCGATCGGCCGCGCCCGCACCTACGGCGACGGCCGCGAGCTGACCATCGTGACGTTCGGCAACGGGCTGCGGATGAGCCTGCGCGTCGCGGTGCGGCTCACCGCCGAGGGGTACGGCTGCCGCGTGCTCGACCTGCGCTGGCTCTCCCCGCTGCCGGTGGCCGACCTGGTGCACGCCGCCGAGCTCACCGGCCGGGTGCTGATCGCCGACGAGACCCGGCGCAGCGGCGGGGTGTCGGAGAGCGTGGCGATGGCGCTGATCGACGCCGGGTTCACCGGCCGCATCGCCCGGGTGACCTCCAGCGACAGCTTCGTCCCGCTCGGCGCGGCCGCCGACCTCGTGCTGCTGTCCGAGGCCGAGATCGAGGAGGCCGCGCGCAAGCTCCTCGGCTGA